In a genomic window of Bordetella petrii:
- a CDS encoding AMP-binding protein, whose protein sequence is MLPEPTTLARRLARTVAERGPHEAFVGPDGRYGWQDMAAQARAVAAALHAQGVRRGDHVGVMLGNSALWIQVFYACASLGAVTVPVNTRFKSEELRFCLKQADISLLIMADEFLGIDFMGLLRQVEPAVDTGLPGDALPKLRKVVVAGRRVPAGALGYEGFISQGALVDGAELDEAAGQVAPDDVLLIQYTSGTTSFPKGVMLTHANMLTNAWAAAQRIGVTPDDRYFSIRPYFHVAGTTLSILVSLVTGCCLLTLPRFDVGEALRILDRERCTLTSGNDTIFLMLMGHPDFDPARLHLRGGWAAVGPEVMQKIRDVMGVPSICNAYGQSEASPNVIMSAHDDDFALRAMGWALPHPGMQVRVVDPGTGAPLPPGQRGEIQARGWSIMKGYYNMPDATARALSPDGWLSTGDLGEMDGDGRLRMVGRLKDMFRVGGENVAPLEIEEVLHAHPAVQLAQVVGVPDARLGEVPAAFVLLKEGHRARPDELIAWCKERCANFKVPRYLDVVDTFEHIGMTGSSKVQKNKLRDYALQRFGLELQS, encoded by the coding sequence ATGCTGCCTGAACCCACCACCCTGGCGCGCCGCCTGGCGCGCACCGTGGCCGAGCGCGGGCCGCATGAGGCCTTCGTGGGGCCCGACGGCCGCTATGGCTGGCAGGACATGGCCGCGCAGGCGCGCGCCGTTGCAGCGGCCTTGCATGCGCAGGGCGTGCGGCGCGGCGACCACGTGGGCGTCATGCTGGGCAACAGCGCGCTGTGGATACAAGTGTTCTACGCCTGCGCGAGCCTGGGCGCGGTCACGGTGCCGGTCAATACCCGGTTCAAGAGCGAAGAGCTGCGCTTTTGTCTGAAGCAGGCCGACATCAGCCTGTTGATCATGGCCGACGAGTTCCTTGGCATCGATTTCATGGGCTTGCTGCGCCAGGTGGAACCGGCCGTCGATACTGGCCTGCCGGGCGATGCGCTGCCGAAACTGCGCAAGGTAGTCGTGGCCGGGCGCCGGGTGCCTGCCGGCGCCCTGGGCTACGAGGGTTTCATCAGCCAGGGCGCCCTGGTGGATGGGGCTGAACTGGACGAAGCGGCCGGGCAGGTCGCGCCCGACGACGTGCTGCTTATCCAATACACCTCGGGCACGACGTCGTTTCCCAAAGGCGTGATGCTGACGCACGCCAATATGCTGACCAATGCCTGGGCGGCGGCCCAACGCATCGGCGTGACGCCGGACGACCGCTATTTCAGCATCCGGCCGTACTTCCACGTGGCGGGCACCACGCTGTCCATTCTGGTCAGCCTGGTGACGGGCTGCTGCCTGTTGACGCTGCCGCGCTTTGACGTGGGCGAGGCGCTGCGCATCCTGGACCGCGAGCGCTGCACCCTGACATCGGGCAACGACACCATCTTCCTGATGCTGATGGGTCATCCAGATTTTGACCCGGCGCGGCTGCACTTGCGCGGCGGCTGGGCGGCGGTGGGGCCGGAAGTCATGCAGAAGATCCGCGACGTGATGGGCGTGCCATCCATCTGTAATGCCTATGGGCAATCCGAGGCCTCGCCCAATGTGATCATGTCGGCCCACGATGATGATTTCGCCTTGCGGGCCATGGGCTGGGCGCTGCCGCACCCTGGCATGCAGGTGCGGGTGGTCGACCCGGGCACGGGCGCGCCGCTGCCACCGGGCCAGCGCGGCGAGATCCAGGCCAGGGGCTGGAGCATCATGAAGGGCTACTACAACATGCCCGATGCCACCGCGCGCGCGCTCAGCCCCGATGGCTGGCTCAGCACCGGCGACCTGGGCGAAATGGATGGCGATGGCCGGCTGCGCATGGTGGGGCGTCTGAAAGACATGTTCCGGGTGGGCGGCGAGAACGTCGCGCCCCTGGAAATCGAAGAAGTGCTGCACGCCCATCCCGCCGTGCAGCTGGCCCAGGTGGTGGGCGTGCCCGACGCGCGGCTGGGCGAAGTGCCGGCCGCCTTCGTGCTGCTGAAAGAAGGGCATCGCGCCCGGCCTGACGAACTGATTGCCTGGTGCAAAGAGCGCTGCGCCAATTTCAAGGTGCCGCGCTATCTCGACGTGGTCGATACCTTCGAGCACATCGGCATGACCGGCAGTTCGAAAGTGCAGAAGAACAAGCTGCGCGACTACGCCTTGCAGCGCTTCGGGCTGGAGTTGCAATCATGA
- a CDS encoding enoyl-CoA hydratase/isomerase family protein, whose amino-acid sequence MSAVYETLALDFDSHVATLTLNRPDSRNALSLRMCHELVAALSSLANDERARVVVIRGAGPVFCAGADLKERKTMSDQDMTARRVAGFAAYAAIERLPQPAIAVVHGAAFGSGCEIAAACDFILAAEGTQFCYPEVGWGTIGATQRLPRAVGPRMAKELLFTGRKFDAREAREIGLVNHVYAAGELDAQAAAMAARIAQATPLTVRLTKRSVDQGLATTREGAMAIELLAIDENLRGTDWKGALAGFGGSRAGASDAA is encoded by the coding sequence ATGAGCGCGGTATACGAAACCCTTGCCCTGGACTTCGACTCGCACGTCGCCACCCTGACGCTGAACCGGCCCGACAGCCGCAACGCGCTGAGCCTGCGCATGTGCCACGAACTGGTGGCCGCGCTGTCGTCGCTGGCCAATGATGAACGCGCCCGGGTCGTTGTGATCCGCGGCGCCGGCCCGGTGTTCTGTGCCGGCGCCGACTTGAAAGAGCGCAAGACCATGTCCGACCAGGACATGACGGCGCGCCGTGTGGCGGGCTTTGCCGCCTATGCCGCCATCGAGCGGCTGCCACAGCCGGCAATCGCGGTGGTGCATGGCGCGGCTTTTGGCTCGGGCTGCGAGATCGCCGCAGCCTGTGATTTCATCCTGGCCGCCGAAGGCACGCAGTTCTGCTACCCGGAAGTCGGTTGGGGCACTATTGGCGCCACCCAGCGGTTGCCCCGCGCGGTGGGACCGCGCATGGCCAAAGAGCTGCTGTTTACCGGCCGCAAGTTCGATGCGCGCGAGGCGCGTGAAATCGGCCTGGTGAATCACGTTTACGCCGCCGGCGAGCTCGATGCCCAGGCCGCCGCGATGGCCGCGCGCATCGCCCAGGCCACGCCGCTGACCGTGCGGCTGACCAAGCGCAGCGTCGACCAGGGCCTGGCCACCACGCGCGAAGGCGCCATGGCCATCGAGCTGCTGGCCATCGATGAAAACCTGCGCGGCACCGACTGGAAGGGCGCGCTGGCGGGGTTTGGCGGCAGCCGGGCGGGGGCGTCCGATGCTGCCTGA
- a CDS encoding LysR family transcriptional regulator: MVLENLALFLRIAEKGGMAAAGREMGLSPASVSERLAALEKYYGATLLARTTRAVSLTEAGRQLAEGARRLLAEADELEASIRLGTQKISGPIRFSAPEDLGRRRIVPIVDAFLEEHDAVSIDLNLTDGNVDLVSQGLDFAIRHGVLADSSLRARPLGGNRRVVCASPAYLAAHGEPRHPDELAGHDCIVMRFGQELDREWPFQVDGRPHKVLVRGRRVANDGGLVRQWACEGRGIALKSIRDIDADLASGALVEVLGGYASSATALQIVYAPSTVLPRRVRMLMDRIALALG; this comes from the coding sequence ATGGTCCTCGAAAACCTCGCGCTATTCCTGCGCATCGCCGAAAAGGGCGGCATGGCGGCGGCGGGCCGCGAAATGGGGCTGTCGCCGGCCTCGGTGTCAGAGCGCCTGGCCGCCCTGGAAAAATACTACGGCGCCACCCTGTTGGCGCGCACCACGCGCGCCGTCAGCCTGACCGAGGCGGGGCGGCAGTTGGCAGAGGGCGCGCGGCGCCTGCTGGCCGAGGCGGACGAACTGGAGGCGAGCATCAGGCTGGGCACGCAGAAGATTTCCGGGCCGATCCGCTTCAGCGCGCCGGAAGACCTGGGCCGGCGCCGCATCGTGCCGATTGTCGACGCTTTTCTGGAGGAGCACGATGCGGTAAGCATCGACCTTAATCTTACCGATGGCAATGTCGACCTGGTGTCGCAGGGCCTGGATTTCGCCATACGCCACGGCGTGCTGGCCGATAGCTCGCTGCGGGCCAGGCCGCTGGGGGGAAACCGCCGGGTGGTGTGCGCTTCGCCCGCCTACCTGGCCGCGCACGGCGAACCCCGGCATCCCGACGAGCTGGCGGGGCACGATTGCATCGTCATGCGCTTCGGCCAGGAACTGGACCGCGAATGGCCGTTCCAGGTAGATGGCCGGCCGCACAAGGTACTGGTGCGCGGCCGCCGCGTGGCCAACGACGGAGGCCTGGTGCGCCAGTGGGCTTGCGAAGGACGCGGCATTGCATTGAAGTCGATCCGCGACATCGATGCCGACCTGGCATCGGGGGCGCTGGTCGAGGTGCTGGGCGGCTACGCGAGCAGCGCCACGGCGCTGCAGATAGTTTATGCGCCCAGCACGGTGCTGCCGCGGCGGGTGCGCATGCTGATGGACCGCATCGCGCTGGCGTTAGGCTAG
- a CDS encoding zinc-binding alcohol dehydrogenase family protein encodes MKAVALTRYLPVSDPDAFLDVDLPKPVPQGRDILVAVKAVAVNPVDVKVRAPKDKVEAEPRVIGYDASGVVEAVGPQATLFKPGDEVYYAGDITRAGTNQEFHLVDERIVGHKPRTLSHAEAAALPLTTITAYEAFFDRLRIDRDGADRGRSILIVGGAGGVGSIGIQLARRAGLTVIATASRPETIAWVKELGADHVVNHRQDLAPQVRAAGFEYVDYVAIFNDMRHWEAAVDLVRPQGAIVSIDNTDLPMPMAGMKTKSASFHWEFMFARAMHQTPDMIEQHRLLSFVAGEIDAGRLRTTLTEVLEPINAANLREAHRRVETGAAKGKIVVQGF; translated from the coding sequence ATGAAAGCCGTTGCCCTGACCCGCTACCTGCCGGTTTCCGACCCCGACGCCTTCCTGGACGTAGACCTGCCCAAGCCCGTGCCGCAGGGCCGCGACATTCTGGTGGCCGTAAAGGCGGTAGCCGTCAACCCGGTGGACGTCAAAGTGCGCGCGCCCAAAGACAAAGTCGAAGCCGAGCCGCGCGTCATCGGCTACGACGCCAGCGGCGTGGTCGAGGCCGTGGGGCCGCAGGCCACCCTGTTCAAGCCGGGCGACGAGGTCTATTACGCCGGAGACATCACCCGCGCCGGCACGAACCAGGAATTCCATCTGGTCGACGAGCGCATCGTCGGCCACAAGCCCCGCACGCTGTCGCACGCCGAAGCCGCCGCGCTGCCGCTGACCACCATCACCGCCTATGAAGCCTTCTTCGACCGGCTGCGCATCGACCGCGATGGCGCCGACCGGGGCCGCTCGATCCTGATCGTGGGCGGCGCGGGCGGCGTCGGGTCCATCGGCATCCAGCTTGCCAGGCGCGCCGGGCTCACGGTCATCGCCACCGCCTCGCGGCCCGAGACCATCGCGTGGGTCAAGGAGCTGGGCGCCGACCACGTCGTGAACCATCGCCAGGATCTCGCGCCGCAAGTGCGCGCGGCGGGCTTCGAGTACGTGGACTACGTGGCCATATTCAATGACATGCGCCACTGGGAAGCCGCGGTCGACCTGGTGCGTCCCCAGGGAGCCATCGTCTCGATCGACAACACCGACTTGCCCATGCCGATGGCCGGCATGAAGACCAAATCGGCGAGCTTTCACTGGGAATTCATGTTTGCCCGCGCCATGCACCAGACCCCCGACATGATCGAGCAGCACCGCCTGCTGTCGTTCGTAGCCGGCGAAATCGATGCGGGCCGCCTGCGCACCACGCTGACCGAGGTGCTGGAACCGATCAATGCCGCGAACCTGCGCGAAGCCCACCGCCGCGTGGAAACCGGCGCGGCCAAAGGCAAGATCGTGGTGCAGGGGTTCTAG
- a CDS encoding Bug family tripartite tricarboxylate transporter substrate binding protein, which translates to MKLLRRALIVLCLHAAVLPCAHAQNYPDRPIRLVVGFSPGGGSDLVARILARALGKQLGQTVVVENRPGAGGMIATRAVAAEPSDGYTLLLGSAAAFVINPYLRSDVGYDPVGDFTPIGAVSRFDYVLLGRPGLPAATLPDLVAYARAHPGKLTIGSAGVGSNTHLVALSFLARSGIELRHVPYKGTAGALNDLLGGTIDLLFDSVPTVMRQVKTRKAASFGTTGARREAMLPQVPTFAEAGMPGFEASNWFAVFGPRQVDPAIVRRLNTAMAQALQDPELLDSFRQSGNIALGGSPQDLAALVARETRQYKALIDATGIRLD; encoded by the coding sequence ATGAAACTGCTGCGCCGCGCGCTGATCGTGCTTTGTCTTCATGCCGCCGTATTGCCATGCGCGCATGCCCAGAACTACCCCGACCGCCCGATACGGCTGGTGGTGGGGTTCTCGCCCGGCGGCGGCAGCGACCTGGTGGCGCGCATCCTTGCGCGCGCGCTGGGCAAGCAACTGGGGCAAACCGTGGTGGTCGAGAACCGTCCCGGCGCGGGCGGCATGATCGCCACCCGCGCCGTGGCGGCCGAGCCGTCCGATGGCTACACGCTGCTGCTGGGTAGTGCCGCGGCCTTTGTCATCAACCCTTACCTGCGCAGCGATGTCGGCTACGACCCGGTAGGCGATTTCACGCCCATCGGCGCGGTGTCGCGCTTCGATTATGTGCTGCTGGGCCGTCCCGGTCTGCCCGCGGCCACTCTGCCCGACCTCGTCGCCTACGCCCGCGCCCATCCCGGCAAGTTGACCATCGGGTCGGCTGGCGTGGGCTCCAACACCCACCTGGTGGCCCTGTCGTTCCTGGCGCGCAGCGGCATTGAATTGCGCCACGTGCCCTACAAGGGCACCGCTGGCGCGCTGAATGACCTGCTGGGCGGCACCATCGACCTGCTGTTCGACTCGGTGCCCACCGTCATGCGGCAGGTCAAGACGCGCAAAGCGGCCAGCTTCGGCACCACCGGCGCGCGCCGCGAAGCCATGCTGCCTCAGGTGCCGACTTTTGCCGAAGCCGGCATGCCTGGGTTCGAAGCCAGCAACTGGTTTGCCGTATTCGGCCCGCGCCAGGTCGACCCGGCCATCGTGCGCCGGCTGAACACCGCCATGGCGCAGGCGTTGCAAGACCCCGAGCTGCTCGACAGCTTCCGCCAAAGCGGCAACATCGCGTTGGGCGGCTCGCCGCAAGACCTGGCTGCGCTGGTTGCTCGCGAAACCCGGCAGTACAAGGCCTTGATCGACGCCACCGGCATCCGCCTGGACTGA
- a CDS encoding hydroxymethylglutaryl-CoA lyase codes for MTRDVVLCECFARDGLQHEARFIATPAKVGLIQRFADLGFDRVEATSYSNPSVVPQFADASELLAGLPRRAGVWYKATCANVRAVERALHDLDAGHGANEISLLVSASESHSLRNLKRSRRDQWDNIAAMARRAAGRFRMVGTISVAFGCPFEGAVDAARVLDNARRFAELGVDLVTLGDTTGMASPPAVRNLYRTLQLEFPQMTLVAHFHDTRGTGLVNYVAALDAGVRYFDSAFGGVGGHPDKVKYGGGHTGNVATEDLVSLFESMGVRTGLDLAGLPAVSRLCQEALGRELHSRVAAAGLNPLLGPGVAP; via the coding sequence ATGACGCGCGACGTGGTCCTGTGCGAGTGCTTCGCGCGCGACGGCCTGCAGCACGAAGCGCGGTTCATCGCCACGCCGGCCAAGGTCGGCCTCATACAGCGCTTTGCCGACCTGGGCTTCGATCGGGTCGAGGCGACGTCGTATTCCAACCCCAGTGTGGTGCCGCAGTTCGCCGACGCCAGTGAGTTGCTGGCCGGCCTGCCGAGGCGCGCGGGAGTCTGGTACAAGGCCACCTGCGCCAATGTGCGGGCGGTGGAGCGCGCCTTGCACGACCTCGATGCCGGCCATGGCGCCAATGAAATCAGCCTGCTGGTCTCGGCCAGCGAATCGCATTCGCTGCGCAACCTGAAGCGTTCCCGCCGCGACCAATGGGACAATATCGCCGCCATGGCGCGGCGCGCCGCGGGCCGCTTTCGCATGGTGGGCACGATTTCGGTGGCTTTCGGGTGTCCATTCGAGGGGGCAGTGGATGCCGCCCGCGTGCTGGACAACGCTCGCCGCTTTGCGGAGCTGGGCGTGGACCTGGTCACGCTGGGCGACACCACAGGCATGGCGTCGCCGCCAGCGGTGCGCAACCTGTACCGGACGCTGCAGCTGGAGTTTCCGCAAATGACGCTGGTGGCGCATTTTCACGATACGCGCGGCACGGGGCTGGTGAATTACGTGGCCGCGCTGGACGCGGGGGTGCGCTATTTCGACAGCGCCTTCGGCGGTGTGGGCGGGCATCCCGACAAGGTCAAGTACGGCGGCGGCCATACAGGTAATGTCGCCACCGAAGACCTGGTCAGCCTGTTCGAGTCGATGGGGGTGCGCACGGGACTGGACCTGGCCGGACTGCCGGCGGTGTCGCGGCTTTGCCAGGAGGCTCTGGGGCGCGAACTGCACAGCCGCGTGGCCGCGGCCGGCCTGAATCCCCTGCTTGGCCCGGGAGTGGCGCCATGA
- a CDS encoding CaiB/BaiF CoA transferase family protein, with protein MTQSAPATDATPAAALPLAGWRILDLSSAVVGPYATQVLADYGAEVTKLEQPSGDIIRWISGRSPTPGMSGKFMHMNRNKRSVALDLKTAAARETALELARRCDVFVHNMRSSAIRKLGLSFDELRAVNPHIVYCNIVGFGSAGPYADRPAYDSILQGGTGLASLFAATEGAPRYVPYVVVDRSAALMVANAILVALLAQGRSRQARQIEVPMFESYAALLLSEHLYGATFEPPIGGSGDRRLLDPNARPVKTRDGYICITTNTDAQVMALFDAMGRPDLKADKRFNTAINRIDHIGEFFQIRADEIARHDIAHWQAVLARHDIPAMPCHTIDSLLEDPHVGAVGLVQQVRHPTQGTVRHINVPVSMTGYVPSLRHHAPRIGEQTRDILRELGYDEARIQGMLERGEACAPRD; from the coding sequence ATGACTCAATCCGCTCCCGCTACTGACGCCACCCCCGCCGCTGCCTTGCCCCTGGCCGGCTGGCGCATTCTCGATCTCAGTTCCGCGGTAGTTGGCCCGTACGCGACCCAGGTACTGGCCGACTATGGCGCCGAAGTGACCAAGCTGGAGCAGCCGTCCGGCGACATCATCCGCTGGATCTCGGGCCGCTCGCCCACGCCCGGCATGTCGGGCAAGTTCATGCATATGAACCGCAACAAACGCAGCGTCGCGCTCGACCTGAAAACCGCCGCCGCGCGCGAGACCGCTCTGGAGCTGGCGCGCCGCTGCGACGTATTCGTGCACAACATGCGCTCTTCGGCCATCCGCAAGCTGGGGCTCAGCTTCGACGAGTTGCGCGCCGTGAACCCGCACATCGTGTATTGCAATATCGTCGGCTTCGGCTCGGCCGGCCCCTACGCCGACCGGCCCGCGTACGACTCCATCCTGCAGGGTGGCACCGGGCTGGCCAGCCTGTTCGCCGCCACCGAAGGCGCGCCGCGCTATGTTCCGTATGTCGTCGTGGACCGCAGCGCCGCGCTGATGGTGGCCAACGCCATCCTGGTGGCCTTGCTGGCGCAGGGCCGCAGCCGCCAGGCGCGCCAGATCGAGGTGCCCATGTTCGAGAGCTACGCGGCGCTGCTGCTCAGCGAGCACCTGTACGGCGCGACCTTCGAGCCGCCCATCGGCGGCAGCGGCGACCGGCGCCTGCTCGACCCCAACGCTCGACCGGTGAAAACCCGCGACGGCTATATCTGCATCACCACCAACACCGATGCCCAGGTCATGGCGCTGTTCGACGCCATGGGCCGGCCCGATCTGAAGGCCGACAAGCGCTTCAACACGGCGATCAACCGCATCGATCACATCGGAGAGTTCTTCCAGATCCGCGCCGACGAGATCGCCCGGCACGACATCGCGCATTGGCAGGCCGTGCTGGCCCGCCACGACATCCCCGCCATGCCCTGCCATACCATCGACAGCCTGCTCGAAGACCCGCACGTGGGCGCCGTCGGCCTGGTGCAGCAGGTGCGGCACCCCACCCAGGGCACGGTCAGGCACATCAATGTGCCGGTTTCCATGACAGGCTATGTGCCGTCGCTGCGCCATCATGCGCCGCGCATCGGAGAACAGACCCGCGACATCCTGCGTGAACTGGGCTACGACGAAGCCCGCATCCAGGGCATGCTGGAACGCGGCGAGGCCTGCGCGCCGCGGGACTGA